From the Kribbella sp. CA-293567 genome, the window AGCCCACCAGCCGGTACGACGATCCGGTACCTCCCCTCGCCGACCGGCCCCGCGCCGAACATCAACTGGGTCTTGCGAACCTCGGTCATCACGGCGGTCACCACCTCCGGGTCCTCGGTCAGCTCCATCTCCCCCAGCAGCGCCTCCGACGTACTCGGCTCGCCCGGGAACGAGATCCCGGCCAGCCGCCGCACCGTACTGCGACCACCGTCGGCCCCCACCAGGTACCGCGACCGCACCTCCGCGCCATCCGCCAGCTCGACCGTGACGCCGTCGTCGTCCTGACGCAGCCCGACCACCTCACGCCCACGCCTGATCTCCGCGCCGGCCTCGACCGCGTGCTCGGCCAGCAGCCGATCGGTCTCCGGCTGCAGGATGCTCAGGACGTAGGCATGCGCCGTGTCCAGCCCCGGCGGCTGCGGCTTCGCGATCCCGGCGAAGAAGCCCCCCAGCGGATACTCCTTGCCGATGGCAAGGAACCGCTCCAGCAACCCGCGCTGGTCCAGCACCTCGATCGTGCGCGCATGCAGCCCGAGCGACCTGACGATCGGCGTCGGCTCGGGATCGCGGTCCAGCACGAGCACCCGCATCCCGTGCAACCGCAGTTCCCCGGCCAGCATCAACCCGGTCGGCCCAGCTCCGGCAACCACCACGTCGTACATGAATCCCCCGGCTTTCGTCTTCGTTTTAGGCCAACGACCGAGGATTCTGCAGCACCACCCGCCCCTTGCGGCAAGCCCACCCCTGAGCTATAACTTGGAAGAGGCAAGGAGATCCTTCTCCTTGCCTTCGCTGTTTTCCCGGGCCGCGCGAGCCTTCCGCTGACGAGCTCAGACACCCGCCACAATGAGCGCTCGGCGCCGGCGCGTACTCACGTGCTGCGGGAGGGAGTGGCTCGATGGCAGGACGCAGAAAGCCAGGCTTGTGGGTGATGGAAGGCAGTTGGTCAGCATCCGTGCGCGACGTACGCTCGGTCGACCCAGTGCTGTCGGCGCTGCAGGACAATCGCCGCGCACACCATGCCAAACGACACATCAACGACCCGGACGACTTGGCGCAGAGCCTCAAGCAATGGGGCCAGAAGCAGCACAGCGGTTTCAACATCGGGTACGTCGCCCTGCATGGCAGTCCGGGCGCCGTACACATCGGACGAAGAACAGTCGATCTCCATCAACTCGGCGGGCAACTTCCGAAGGCCGCCCTCGCGAAGAAGGCGCTCCATTTCGGCTCGTGTTCGGTTCTCGACCTCGATCAACCGGAGCAACAGGAACTCCGCAAGGCGCTCGGCGTCAACGCGCTCACCGGATTCACCAAGGACATCGACTGGTTCGAAGGTCTGGCTTTCGAACTGCTTCTGTTCGAGGCTTTGACCTGGTACGCGCGTCCCAGCGATGCGGAGAAGTATCTCAAGAGGACTCACGCTGCCTTTGCCGAACGTCTAGGTTTTGTCATGGTTCGCAGCCAGGCACCTACCGCAAGCACCACCGAGAACTTCTGATCTTTGTTTCTTCAGTTCTTTT encodes:
- a CDS encoding DUF6642 family protein; the encoded protein is MAGRRKPGLWVMEGSWSASVRDVRSVDPVLSALQDNRRAHHAKRHINDPDDLAQSLKQWGQKQHSGFNIGYVALHGSPGAVHIGRRTVDLHQLGGQLPKAALAKKALHFGSCSVLDLDQPEQQELRKALGVNALTGFTKDIDWFEGLAFELLLFEALTWYARPSDAEKYLKRTHAAFAERLGFVMVRSQAPTASTTENF